One window of Salegentibacter sp. Hel_I_6 genomic DNA carries:
- a CDS encoding helix-turn-helix domain-containing protein: MEGNIQFIQITPQQLQEQILAGVKIQLEELKKDFQPKTPEEYLSRKETAALLKVNLSTLHAWANKGTITPFGINGRVYFKRSEIENVLTPLK, encoded by the coding sequence ATGGAAGGAAATATACAGTTTATCCAAATTACCCCTCAACAACTTCAGGAACAAATATTAGCAGGGGTCAAAATTCAACTTGAAGAACTTAAGAAAGATTTTCAACCGAAGACACCAGAAGAATATTTATCCAGGAAAGAAACCGCAGCTCTCCTAAAAGTCAACCTCAGCACTTTACACGCCTGGGCGAATAAAGGCACAATTACACCCTTCGGTATTAATGGCCGTGTATACTTTAAACGCAGTGAAATAGAGAATGTATTAACCCCTCTAAAGTAA
- a CDS encoding tyrosine-type recombinase/integrase: MATIKYRIRGKGNNNVTIYIYLSTGRGNFIETSSGFTIKPKDWSKTTNKPKQNTTENKVTFIQLNKLESYIYDEVNKANSKGQLIDINWVKEKINQCFDRVKKTDNSLLVNHIQYIIDNANTRKIKGKDKVGLSNRRVLGYKSFKSLMQTYEKKIKKKIHFQDINKPFVNKFTTWLMNTENYSVNYSGKQLDNLKTVCLDAEEQEIKINPYCHKIEGFKERNEDRFIVTLSFKELEQIRTATLETKAQENARKWLLIGCEIGQRAGDLLKITPDHLRFKKGRIYIDIEQQKTGKFVTVGVINPHVVDILENNFPYPISTQKLNIHIKKVCELAEIDELIEGKKFDKKTKRKKLDFYPKHELIISHTFRRSFATNYYKKIPTAVLINITGHSKESMFLEYINQREDKDENADMFMKFYETINQDKEPEMKVIKNAANQ; this comes from the coding sequence ATGGCAACAATTAAGTACCGTATACGCGGAAAAGGAAATAACAACGTAACAATTTACATTTACCTATCTACTGGCCGCGGTAACTTCATAGAGACCTCCAGCGGATTTACAATTAAACCTAAAGACTGGAGCAAGACCACCAATAAACCCAAACAGAATACTACAGAAAACAAAGTTACTTTCATTCAGTTAAACAAGTTGGAGAGTTATATTTATGATGAGGTAAATAAAGCTAATTCAAAAGGACAGCTGATTGACATAAACTGGGTGAAGGAAAAAATTAACCAATGTTTTGACCGGGTAAAAAAAACAGACAACAGCCTTTTAGTAAATCACATTCAATATATTATTGATAATGCTAACACTCGGAAAATAAAAGGTAAAGATAAAGTAGGACTATCAAACCGCAGGGTATTAGGTTATAAATCATTTAAAAGCCTAATGCAGACTTACGAAAAGAAGATTAAGAAAAAAATTCACTTCCAGGATATTAATAAACCTTTCGTAAATAAGTTTACTACCTGGTTAATGAATACCGAAAACTATTCTGTGAACTATTCCGGTAAACAGCTAGATAATCTAAAAACAGTTTGTTTGGATGCCGAGGAACAGGAAATTAAAATAAATCCCTATTGCCATAAAATAGAAGGGTTCAAAGAACGTAATGAAGATAGGTTTATAGTTACTCTTTCTTTTAAAGAATTAGAACAAATACGAACGGCCACCCTTGAAACGAAAGCACAGGAAAACGCACGTAAATGGCTTTTAATTGGTTGTGAAATAGGACAGAGAGCCGGAGATTTATTAAAGATCACCCCTGACCATTTGAGATTTAAAAAAGGCCGGATTTATATAGATATTGAGCAGCAGAAAACAGGAAAGTTCGTTACAGTTGGGGTTATAAACCCTCATGTAGTTGATATTTTAGAAAATAATTTCCCATATCCTATTAGCACTCAAAAACTAAATATTCACATAAAAAAAGTGTGCGAACTTGCTGAAATAGATGAGTTAATTGAGGGGAAAAAGTTTGATAAAAAAACCAAAAGGAAGAAACTTGACTTTTACCCTAAACACGAACTAATCATTTCACACACTTTCAGAAGATCATTTGCAACCAATTATTATAAAAAAATACCAACTGCAGTACTTATAAATATTACCGGACATTCAAAAGAAAGTATGTTTCTGGAATATATAAACCAGAGAGAGGATAAAGATGAAAACGCAGATATGTTTATGAAATTCTATGAGACCATTAACCAGGATAAAGAGCCGGAAATGAAAGTTATTAAAAACGCGGCTAATCAATAA
- a CDS encoding IS91 family transposase — protein sequence MKPAAHEVAQVLERNTESLSKYCYNSWQARTLHALRKCRTAALGGHIDRCNNPSCHRLHLSYNSCRNRHCPKCQGHKKEEWIRAREEELLNVPYFHVVFTLPSALNRLCLYEPKKMYGLLFKLAWQVVQGFSSNHKFLGAKPGMIAILHTWGQNLSLHPHLHCIVPGGGIAQSGQWKSAKSKGKYLFPVKAMSTVFRARFVASLRKELEPQSKDFYESLFKNDWVVYCKRPFLGAAQVVEYLGRYTHKIAISNHRIKNLDNESVIFAVKDYRHGGRKSLLRLSDAEFIRRFALHILPKGFVRIRHYGILSSYHKKITLTQLQKSLGRVQLTERKPLQHRLCPVCKKGKLVTLTTFTPRGPPGYWMEKLRKQSNK from the coding sequence GTGAAACCTGCTGCTCACGAGGTGGCCCAGGTACTGGAAAGGAACACGGAATCTTTATCCAAATACTGTTACAACAGCTGGCAGGCAAGAACCCTGCACGCCTTGCGTAAATGCCGCACTGCTGCCCTGGGTGGCCATATCGACCGCTGTAACAACCCTTCCTGCCATAGGCTCCATCTTAGTTATAATAGTTGCCGGAACCGCCATTGTCCCAAGTGCCAGGGACATAAAAAGGAGGAATGGATCCGGGCACGGGAAGAAGAACTCCTAAACGTGCCTTACTTCCACGTGGTCTTCACATTGCCATCAGCGCTCAACCGCCTATGCCTGTACGAACCTAAAAAAATGTATGGCCTACTCTTCAAATTAGCCTGGCAGGTGGTTCAGGGTTTTTCATCGAACCATAAATTCCTGGGTGCCAAACCGGGGATGATCGCCATCCTGCACACCTGGGGGCAAAACCTTTCTTTACACCCACACCTGCACTGTATTGTTCCCGGGGGTGGTATTGCTCAAAGCGGTCAATGGAAATCTGCAAAAAGCAAAGGTAAATACCTGTTCCCGGTTAAGGCTATGAGCACCGTTTTTAGGGCTCGTTTTGTGGCTTCCCTTCGCAAGGAACTGGAACCGCAATCCAAAGACTTCTACGAAAGCCTTTTTAAAAATGATTGGGTAGTTTATTGCAAACGCCCATTTTTAGGTGCCGCCCAGGTGGTGGAATACCTCGGCCGCTATACCCACAAGATCGCCATCAGTAACCACAGAATTAAAAACCTGGATAATGAAAGCGTTATATTTGCTGTAAAGGACTACCGCCACGGGGGAAGAAAATCCTTGTTGCGTTTATCCGATGCAGAATTCATCAGGCGGTTCGCGCTTCACATACTTCCCAAAGGATTTGTTCGCATACGGCATTATGGAATCTTGAGTTCCTATCATAAAAAAATCACCCTTACCCAGCTACAGAAAAGCCTGGGACGAGTACAACTCACAGAGCGTAAACCACTTCAACACCGCCTGTGCCCGGTATGCAAGAAAGGAAAATTGGTGACCCTTACTACCTTTACCCCGCGAGGCCCACCAGGATACTGGATGGAAAAACTAAGAAAACAATCAAATAAATAA
- a CDS encoding tyrosine-type recombinase/integrase: MSLHFKCSPLDLDEEQVLDYLHLLKSQHKTPSDSFFKHTVYGLRYAYRISGMKAMRVMLPSIERPHKLPVVLSRSEIKQLLKTPKLLKHRLVLAMLYGCGLRCFELRGLQLKDLDFDRKMLHIRQGKGRKDRYVPLSQMQIRGLKKYIAADHPTTWCFNGNDRKGDPAQLSAMGVQWIVREARKHSGIQKDITTHSLRHSYATHLLEMGLDIISVKDLLGHADIQTTLTLPSRGTTR, translated from the coding sequence ATGTCCCTCCATTTTAAATGTAGTCCCCTGGACCTCGATGAAGAACAGGTTTTGGACTACTTGCACCTTCTAAAATCCCAGCACAAAACACCATCGGACAGTTTCTTTAAGCATACGGTCTATGGTCTTCGCTATGCCTATCGAATCTCCGGGATGAAAGCGATGCGGGTCATGCTACCTTCCATTGAACGGCCCCACAAACTCCCGGTGGTGTTAAGCCGTAGCGAGATTAAACAACTGCTTAAAACTCCCAAACTTCTCAAACACCGGTTGGTACTGGCAATGCTTTATGGCTGCGGCCTTCGCTGCTTCGAACTTCGTGGCTTGCAACTCAAAGATCTGGATTTTGATCGTAAGATGCTTCACATCCGCCAGGGCAAAGGCAGAAAAGACCGCTATGTTCCTTTATCCCAGATGCAAATCCGTGGCCTAAAAAAATATATCGCTGCAGACCATCCTACCACCTGGTGTTTTAATGGCAACGACAGGAAAGGTGATCCAGCCCAGTTATCTGCCATGGGGGTGCAATGGATCGTTCGGGAAGCCCGTAAACACAGCGGGATCCAGAAAGATATCACTACCCATAGCCTTCGGCACAGTTATGCCACCCACCTTTTGGAGATGGGATTGGATATTATCAGTGTCAAAGATTTACTGGGACACGCAGATATCCAAACCACGCTCACCCTACCTTCACGTGGCACAACTCGGTAG